In Paenibacillus sp. BIC5C1, a genomic segment contains:
- the speB gene encoding agmatinase — MKLDQAYSGNVFICSSEDYENSKAVIYGMPMDYTVSFRPGSRFGPSHIRQASVGLEEYSPYLDKSIVDMTYFDAGDLLLPFGNAGRSLEVIGEYIGGLLADDKFPIGLGGEHLVTWPVIQQMYKKYPDLILIHIDAHADLRENYEGEPLSHSTPVRKAAELMGGKNIYQFGIRSGSREEFQFGRENINFYPFEVAAPMKEALPKMGNRPVYVTIDIDVLDPSAAPGTGTAEAGGITSKELLEAIHMIAGSDVNVVGCDLVEVAPIYDPTEQTQIVAAKMIREMLLGFVK, encoded by the coding sequence ATGAAATTGGATCAAGCTTATTCAGGTAACGTGTTTATTTGCAGTTCGGAGGACTATGAGAACTCAAAAGCGGTCATTTATGGTATGCCGATGGATTACACCGTCAGCTTTCGTCCAGGGTCCCGTTTTGGTCCTTCCCATATTCGTCAGGCTTCGGTTGGACTTGAAGAGTACAGCCCTTACCTGGATAAAAGCATTGTGGATATGACTTACTTTGACGCTGGGGATCTGCTTTTGCCTTTCGGTAACGCAGGGCGCAGTCTCGAAGTCATTGGAGAATACATCGGTGGCCTGCTGGCTGACGACAAATTCCCAATTGGTCTCGGCGGGGAACACCTCGTCACTTGGCCTGTCATTCAGCAAATGTACAAAAAATATCCGGACCTTATCCTGATTCATATTGATGCACATGCGGACCTTCGTGAAAACTATGAAGGCGAGCCATTGTCTCACTCCACGCCAGTGCGTAAAGCAGCTGAACTGATGGGTGGCAAAAATATTTATCAGTTCGGAATTCGTTCCGGTTCCCGTGAAGAGTTCCAATTCGGACGGGAGAACATCAACTTCTATCCGTTTGAAGTGGCAGCTCCGATGAAGGAAGCTCTTCCGAAAATGGGTAACCGTCCAGTGTACGTTACAATCGATATCGATGTGCTTGATCCGTCTGCGGCTCCGGGTACAGGAACAGCAGAAGCGGGCGGTATTACGTCCAAGGAACTGCTTGAAGCCATTCACATGATCGCAGGATCAGATGTAAATGTGGTCGGTTGTGACCTGGTGGAAGTGGCACCGATTTACGATCCAACGGAACAGACACAGATTGTGGCTGCCAAGATGATCCGTGAAATGCTGCTTGGATTTGTGAAGTAA
- the speE gene encoding polyamine aminopropyltransferase, giving the protein MELWFTEKQTPAFGITAKIKQTYVSEKTDFQDLAMVETEEFGNMLLLDGMVMTTVKDEFVYHEMAAHPALNTHPNPKKVLVVGGGDGGVIREVIKHAAVEKAVLVEIDGKVIEYSKKYLPEIAGKLDEPNVEVLVNDGYMHIIEHKNEYDVIIVDSTEPVGPAAPLFERGFYQGIYEALREDGIFVAQTDNPWFKADLIQKVNKDVKEIFPIVHVYGCNIPTYPSGLWTFTMGSKKHNPLEVDETQIPEMDTKYYSPRLHKAAFVLPKFVEDLTK; this is encoded by the coding sequence ATGGAATTGTGGTTTACGGAGAAACAGACCCCCGCATTCGGAATCACCGCGAAGATTAAACAGACCTATGTAAGCGAAAAGACGGATTTTCAAGATCTGGCTATGGTAGAGACCGAAGAATTCGGAAATATGTTGCTGCTTGACGGCATGGTGATGACGACGGTGAAAGACGAGTTCGTTTATCACGAAATGGCGGCTCACCCTGCGCTGAATACACATCCGAACCCGAAAAAGGTGCTGGTTGTCGGTGGCGGTGACGGCGGAGTTATCCGTGAAGTCATTAAGCATGCTGCTGTAGAAAAAGCGGTTCTCGTCGAAATCGATGGGAAAGTGATTGAATATTCCAAAAAGTATCTGCCTGAAATCGCCGGTAAGTTGGACGAGCCTAACGTTGAAGTGCTGGTGAACGATGGCTACATGCATATTATAGAGCATAAAAATGAATACGATGTAATCATCGTTGACTCCACAGAGCCTGTAGGTCCGGCTGCTCCACTGTTTGAACGCGGTTTCTACCAAGGTATCTATGAAGCGCTGAGAGAAGACGGGATCTTCGTTGCTCAAACGGACAACCCGTGGTTCAAAGCGGATCTGATTCAAAAGGTAAATAAAGACGTTAAAGAAATCTTCCCGATCGTACATGTGTACGGTTGTAATATCCCTACGTACCCAAGCGGTCTGTGGACTTTTACAATGGGTAGCAAAAAACATAATCCGCTTGAGGTGGATGAGACGCAGATTCCAGAGATGGATACGAAATATTACTCTCCACGTCTGCACAAAGCGGCGTTTGTTCTTCCTAAATTCGTGGAAGACCTTACGAAATAA
- a CDS encoding transglycosylase domain-containing protein, protein MTQSNQKTRKRGFRIWKVIKSLSLLAILGLIAMAAALVYLYATSLPLADSDRNSRLLDSQGEVIATFSAGGKDSVPVQLGDISPDLVNATLAVEDRKFYDHVGFDIRGMGRAVLVNLEHMQMSQGASTLTQQLARNLYLSHEKTWTRKAKEAMYTAQLEMKYSKDEILQMYLNEIYYGHGAYGIEAASRMYFGKSAKQLTLAESAMLAGIPKGPTYYSPYNHMKNAKDRQKVVLNAMADIGKITQAEADKAYEEMLSFKPESERKTVESAPYFRDYIRNLAIKELGISEAMLDHGGLNIYTTLDLRVQKAAEDAVAKGMDAKSELETALVSIDPRTGYIKAMVGGKNYRTNQINHVLATTRQPGSAFKPIMYLAALESKQLTSASMFKSEPTLFHYDNDRKTYKPGNFGDKYLGEIDLRQAIAASDNIYAVNTIMQIGPEQVVKMAKNLGITSNMSPVPSLALGTSPVSPLEMASAFSAIAAGGQRTPPVAILQVTDAAGRVLYESPQTKAERVVEPAAAYVLTRLMESVFENGGTGNRVSATIKRPVAGKTGTTNTDAWLVGFTPELSTAVWVGYDQGKAISTSDGRRAAPMFAQFTEQALASVPPKIFTVPDNVVSVYIDPESGKLAGNGCAEKRLEVFIDGTEPTEVCRSASDDPGSENDKDSREVQNQQGIQEEKHSWWKDFKRWWVE, encoded by the coding sequence ATGACCCAATCAAACCAAAAGACCCGCAAACGCGGGTTCCGCATATGGAAAGTCATCAAAAGCCTTTCTCTGCTCGCTATTCTAGGCCTAATCGCCATGGCAGCAGCATTGGTCTATCTATACGCCACCAGCCTGCCACTGGCCGACTCCGATCGCAATTCCAGGCTGCTGGACAGCCAGGGCGAAGTCATTGCCACTTTCTCGGCAGGCGGCAAAGACTCGGTACCGGTACAGTTGGGAGATATCTCACCTGATTTGGTTAACGCTACACTTGCTGTAGAGGACCGCAAGTTCTATGATCATGTCGGCTTCGACATCCGAGGGATGGGACGGGCCGTACTCGTCAACCTGGAACATATGCAGATGTCCCAGGGCGCAAGTACACTGACGCAACAACTCGCGCGCAACTTGTATTTATCCCATGAAAAGACATGGACCCGCAAAGCCAAGGAAGCCATGTACACGGCACAATTGGAGATGAAATACAGCAAGGATGAAATTCTGCAGATGTACCTGAACGAAATTTATTACGGTCACGGCGCCTACGGGATCGAAGCAGCCTCACGGATGTATTTTGGCAAATCGGCCAAACAGCTGACGCTCGCCGAAAGTGCCATGCTTGCAGGGATTCCAAAGGGGCCGACCTACTATTCTCCATATAATCATATGAAGAACGCCAAGGACCGGCAGAAGGTTGTATTGAATGCCATGGCTGACATCGGCAAAATCACGCAAGCGGAAGCAGACAAGGCTTATGAGGAAATGCTCTCGTTTAAACCCGAAAGTGAACGCAAAACCGTGGAAAGTGCACCTTATTTCCGCGATTATATCCGTAATTTGGCCATCAAAGAGCTGGGGATCAGCGAAGCGATGCTGGATCATGGAGGATTGAATATCTACACCACGCTGGATTTGCGTGTGCAAAAAGCGGCGGAAGACGCCGTAGCCAAAGGTATGGACGCCAAAAGCGAGCTCGAAACCGCTCTGGTATCGATCGATCCGCGTACCGGATACATCAAAGCGATGGTTGGCGGCAAAAACTACCGCACCAATCAGATTAACCATGTACTGGCGACTACACGCCAGCCGGGATCGGCTTTTAAACCAATTATGTATCTGGCTGCCCTGGAATCGAAACAGCTCACCAGTGCTTCCATGTTTAAAAGCGAGCCGACCCTGTTTCATTATGACAATGATCGCAAGACCTATAAACCCGGCAACTTCGGGGATAAGTATTTAGGTGAGATTGATCTGAGACAGGCTATCGCCGCTTCGGACAACATCTACGCGGTAAATACGATTATGCAGATTGGACCTGAACAAGTGGTGAAAATGGCCAAAAACCTAGGGATTACGAGCAATATGAGCCCGGTACCTTCCCTTGCACTCGGCACCTCACCGGTTAGTCCACTGGAGATGGCTTCAGCATTCTCCGCTATCGCCGCAGGTGGCCAAAGAACTCCTCCTGTAGCCATTCTGCAAGTGACGGATGCCGCAGGACGAGTACTCTATGAATCACCTCAGACCAAGGCCGAGAGGGTCGTTGAACCCGCTGCCGCTTATGTATTAACACGGCTGATGGAAAGTGTGTTCGAAAATGGTGGAACGGGCAATCGAGTATCTGCAACCATTAAGCGACCTGTCGCCGGCAAAACGGGTACAACCAATACGGATGCTTGGCTAGTCGGCTTCACTCCAGAGCTCTCAACAGCTGTCTGGGTCGGTTACGATCAAGGCAAAGCTATTTCCACATCCGACGGGCGTCGTGCGGCACCCATGTTTGCCCAATTCACGGAACAGGCACTCGCCAGTGTTCCGCCGAAGATTTTCACCGTACCGGATAACGTTGTCAGCGTATATATCGATCCCGAATCCGGCAAACTGGCTGGCAATGGCTGTGCCGAGAAACGGCTGGAAGTTTTTATTGATGGCACGGAACCGACCGAGGTCTGTCGCAGCGCTTCGGACGATCCGGGTTCAGAGAATGATAAAGACAGTCGCGAAGTGCAAAACCAGCAGGGCATACAGGAAGAGAAACATTCATGGTGGAAGGATTTCAAACGCTGGTGGGTTGAATAA